The window CAATTGGACATTGGTTGGAATTTATGCGGATGAAGGTATCTCCGGTACTTCACTTCAGCACCGCGACGCTTTTCTCCGAATGATCGATGATTGTCACAACGGCAAAATCGATCTGATCGTAACAAAGTCTGTTTCACGCTTTGCCAGAAATATTTTGGATTGTATTGGTTATGTACGTCAACTAGCTGGAATGAAGCCGCCCGTTGGTGTTTTCTTTGAAACAGAAAATATATACACGCTGGACAACAGCAGTGAAATGATTCTTTCCTTTATGGCTACAATGGCTCAGGAAGAGTCTCATAATAAAAGCGAAATCATGAACGCTTCAATTGACATGCGATTTCACAGGGGTATACTGCTCACGCCGCCTCTGCTGGGTTACGACCAGGACGAAGACGGCAAACTGATCATCAACCCCAAAGAAGCTGAAACCGTACGGCTGATTTTTTTTATGTATCTTTATGGATACACGTGTGTTCAGATTTCCGATACCCTCACAAAATTGGAACGCCGTACGAAGAAAAGCAATACAACATGGTCGCCGGGTTCTATTTTGCAAATCTTGCAGAACGAGCGATATTGTGGGGATGTCCTTGCTCGCAAAACGTGGACGCCCAACTACCTTGACCATAAATCCATAAAGAATAAAAACAACCGAAACCAATACAAATGGAAAAACACACATAAAGCCATTATTTCTCGCGATGACTTTATCGCGGTACAGCGACTGATCAGCAATGCAAGATACGGTAATAAAGGAATTCTGCCGGAGCTGCATGTCATACAGAACGGCGCACTAAAAGGATTTGTCGGAGTGAATCCCCATTGGGCGGCGTTCACGGCCGCTGATTATCGTTCGGCATCCGACAGTGTTTATGACGGTGCCTACACCTCTGTTGAGAAGGAACCGAAGGTTGAAGCAAAATCCGGTGATTTTGATCTACGTGGATTTGAAATTGCACGAGCCCAGTTCTTTGATACGGCCGAGAAAATTTGTATCACATTTTCCTCTGAACATATCGTTTTCAGCGCCAAATGTATCAGAAGGTTTGACAAAGAGCAGTACATTGAAATGCTGGTACATCCAGGTGAGCATCTTCTGGTTGTACGTCCGTGCGCAAAAGAAGTACGAAACGCAATTAGGTGGGCAAAGCAATACGACGGTCAATATTTTGCCCGCAGCATTAGCTGTGCCGCATATATAAAAACACTATTTGATCTCTTCAGCTGGAAGCTCTCCTGCAAATACAGAATCCGCGGCATTTTTAAGCAAAAGGATGAAGAGGCGGTTGTGGTATTTAATATGCAGGAAACCGAAATCTTTATTCCACAGGATACATTGGATACAGGCCTTGAAACACAGTTAGACTCCGATCTTCTGAATGGCAAAGTGAAACCGTTTACCAACGGGCCGAAAAAAGATATTATGGCATATCCCACTACATGGGCGAACAATTTTGGTAACAATTTTTACCGAAATGCCCAGGCGTACGAGCTCATGGCTTTTGACAGAAATGGCACATGGAATGTTCATGAGCAGGGTCAGCCTTTTTCTGATTCCCCACCACTAAGTGTTACAAACGCAGAAGTTGCCGGTGCACAGATCAAACAATTAATCTGTAATATGCAGCAGGAGATGGATAATGATAGAGAATAATCTTGTTTTAGGCAGCATCGGAGAAAGCTCATCTTTGCATGAAAGCGCTGGTCAAAATCAATATGACGACCGAAGCGGCGTACAGGAAGAGCCATTTAGTTATAAAGGGTACCAAGTGGTTCGTCGCGAATTTTTTTCACACATACACGAGCCATCCATCGTTTTTAACCGCTGTAAAATATCTTTGAATACAGCATGTTTGAAGACATTGCCGGATGTAGATTATGTGCAGATACTGGTCAATCCAGAAGAGAAAAAACTCGCCCTGCGTCCACAACGTGAAGATGAAAAAGATACCTTTCTTTGGTGTACTACCAGTAACGAACAACGCAAGCCAAGGCAGATTACCTGCCGAATGTTTTTTGCCAAAGTAATTCAGATGATGGACTGGAATCCAGATTACCGTTATAAAATACTTGGCAAACTGATACGAAGCGGTGATGAGTATCTTTTTATATTCGATCTTACGGCCACGGAAGTCTATCAGCGCACTTTGAGTAATAATGATAAGCCTCGAATGTCCCGTACTCCGGTTTACCCAGCGGAATGGCAGAATCAATTTGGACTTCCCGTTGAAGAACATAGCAAGTTGCTGCAAGTCAATATATTTGACGGATATACTGTCTTTGGTATCAAGGAAAAAAATGATCCTCAGGCAGAGCTTGCGCGAAAAGTTCCGTCTTCTGGGGAGGGTCTCAACGTATGACGGGAAGCAGTTTAAACAAGCCGCTGATTGTGGTCGATTTTAAAAAGCACCGTATCAGGATTCACAAAAATACACTGCTGTCTATCGGCTGCCCAAAATATATTTTTCTGCTGGTCAACCCAAAAGAACGTTCGCTGGTGATTCTTCGTAGCGACCGTTTCAATCCACGTGCGCACCGGATATCATCTGGCTCTCAGAAAGGTATCAAATCGGTTGAATTATATAGTCAGTCACTAGTTAAAACGCTGCGGGATGTATGCAGCAATTGGCAGGATCAAAAAACTTACCGCTTATATGGGGATATCATTTCCAATGAAGGGATTGTGCGCTTTTATATGCCAAGCGCCCTTCCGGTGAAGGAGAGCGAATCATAAGATTATGCAGGAATTGAAAATCGCTAAGTTAATAATAGACGATGATTTCAAGCAACTGATACCCTCTTTATCGGAAGAAGAACGCTGTTTGCTGGAGCAAAACCTTATTCGTGATGGCTGTCGGGAACCTCTGTCGGTGTGGAATAATATGATTTTGGATGGTCATAACCGATATGAGATCTGCACTCGTCTTCAGATTCCCTTTTCAATTCAACGTATTAATTTGAGAAATCGTGAGGAAGCCATTGTGTGGATTTGCATAAATCAGCTTGGGCGTCCCAGTGTTACGGAGGAAACACGAAGATATTTGATCGGAAAAAGATATGAAACGGAGAAGATACTTGGAGTCCATAACGTAGCCGGTATCAACCAACACACTAAAAAAGAGGTCGGGGCAAACAATTTGCCCGAATCTCCTTTTGGGGTGACGGCAAGGCGGACGAGGGAAAGACTGGCGACGGAATATAATATTTCCCATGCCACCGTTCTAAACTATGGGCACTATTCCCGTGCTCTGGATTCTCTGTCTACTGTTGTACCGAAGATTACACCGAAAATCCTTTCTGGGAAAATCAAGATATCCCAAGATAATATTGCCTATCTATCCCAATTAGCCAACCAGGAGGTTATACGATTGAAACAATTAGTTTCAGAAGATGCATCCCAGTTGGGCAGCAGCGCTGAAATACACCGATTGTTCCCATCAAAGCAGGCAAAGGCTCCATTATCTATACCACCCGGATCGATAAAGGACATGCCTTCTTATGATCCCGACGCTGAAATATCCAGCCTTGCATTGACCATTCCTTCATGGGTCAGCTCAATCAACCGTGTTAAATCTGCCTCCAATCTAGGAAACACAACAGACCATGCTCGTGGAAGACTTGTTGAAGAGCTCAGTAGCTTAAAGGAAACGATCGACTACATGCTTGCGGTTATAAAGGAAGTGCCATGATGGAAGATTACGATGAATATGTCCCCAATGTCCATTTTGAACAGATCCCCATCAAAAACTTAGTCTCCAATCAGGATTATCAAAGAAATTTAGCCGTTTCGCACCTTAGAAGGACGATAGAGAATTTTGATCTGTATCAAATTAACCCGGTAAAAGTCAGTCGTCGCGACGGTGTAAATTATGTTTTTAACGGCCAGCATACCATTGAAGTAATAGCAGCTGTGTCAGAATCACGCGAGACCCCGGTTTGGTGTATGATTTATGATGACTTAGAGTATAATCAAGAAGCGAATATCTTTGCCAACCAGATGAAATGTATCAAGCCGCTGCTTCCTTATGAGGTATTTATGGCCAATGTAGAAGCCGGTAATGACGACCAGTTGCTTATTAAATCTTTGGTAGAATCTTACGGCATGTTTCTCTCACAAAACAAGGTTCCCGGCAGCATCTGTGCCATTGCCTGTCTTGAGGATATCTATCATAAATTCGGGTTTCATGTGCTTGATCGCACACTACGCCTGTGTATAGGCACATGGGAAGGCGATTATAATTCCCTGTCTGCTAATATGCTTAAAGGAATCGCACTGATGATAGTCGCTTTCGGGGAGAATATGAAAGATGATCTTTTCAAGGAAAAGGTCGGCGCATTCTCTGCCAGAGAAATCGGCCGCACGGCAAAGGAGCGAAGGGCCGGTTCAAGAGGGTATGCCGAATCCATACTTATCGCATATAACAAGAAAATGAAGGCAGGCCTTCATTGGTCAAAGTTATACCAGGCACAATCTGCAGTTTCAGAAGAAGATTTCAATGCAGAAGATGAAGAAAAAATAGAAGGTACCGAAGAAACAGATGCCTTCGAGTAGCCGTACAATTCTCGTATAATAGCCATAGCAATATAATATTTATTATATCCTGTTATATGAATTCCGACGTTAGGCATCCATCAGAGGCAATACGGATACACTTTAGGTTTTTCTTTATTGTCTGTGAATCAAGTTCGGATACATTTAGCATTTCACAGATAGCGCTTTTTAATTTGTTTTCCGGCATGGGGGGGTATGTTGGCAAATGCGTTTGACGTGTTTCACTTTGTTGGAGCAGCGCCATAAACCTCTCCGGACGAACGGGTGATGAATAGTACTGGGTGGCCTTATGTTCATTAGTGTCCTCGTCAATGTTACTTCGATTTTCCTTTTCGATCTGCACCGCAAGATAATCATCAAAACTGACGATTCCATTATGTACGGCTAATAATGGGCAGTTCGAACAACCCGTAGGTTTTATGATAGCACTAAACCGCTATCGCGGTTGTATTGCAGAGGTTCCATCAGCTGATAAAATTATACCACAATATAAACGTACATTGCCTCTAAAGAAAAGCGGCCCAAAATTGGATTTCTGCTGTTATTCAACACAGAAGTTAATCTGTTTTTCGGCTTTGTATCGGCACTATCAGAAAACGTCCATGATTCTTACCTCAAACAAGGATTTTGATGAATGGGCGGACTGTTAGGGCAAGGCCACTATGAATCCTTCTTTGATCGACTTATTTATCACTGTGAAATCATCGACAGGATACACAAAAGTTATCGACTTGAGCATCGCAAATCTATCACCGATTTATAATACAAAAAATATTATAATAATAGAAACAATAATTTGTTTACAAATAATTATCGTCAATGTATAATATTAAGGTATTTATAAAAAGGATTAGGGGCAATTTAAATGAAAATATTAACAACCGCAATCATTTCAAACTCTGACATGATAAAGAATTATAAAGCTTGCAGGGAAAAGGCAGAAAGTTTAGGCAAAATATTTGTTTTGAAAAACAACCAACCGGACGCAGTACTATTCTCCATTACTGAATATGAAAGGATTTCCGTGTTTATCGAATATTTGGAAAGTCTTGATGAAGAGGACATTGCAAAGTTTATTGAGTCTTTGCCAAAGGAAGGAACTAGGAAAACATATTCCATTGACAATTTGAGAAATGATATAAAATAAACAGAATAATAGTTGATTCTGAATTTACACTAAAAGCGAAGTTGGTATGCGCCCGTATGCGTTCATGCCGACGGAGCTTAAATTCTTTCAATATTTCAATTTTATTTCTCGTTTGTATGATATACAGTCTTGTTGGTAAGGGCTATGATATTCAAAATCGGTATCTACATGTTCTAAAATGATTCGATTTTCCATAGAAGTATTCATAATTTTAAGGCAACTGATAGGAGCCGAGCGGCAGCATTTTATGGTAAAATGCTGCCGCTTTTAAATGTACATACGTTTTATTGTGAGGGTCATGCATTACCAAAGATTTACATACCGAGTATGCTTTAATTTTAGGTAATGCAATAATGAGAAAGTACTAGGGTAAACGGCAAGATCTACAAAAAAAGATGCCCAAAAAATAATTAAAAATATAAAATAATTATTATAATAATTATTTGAATATATTGTTGACAAATAATAATAATACACGTATGATATACTCATATTAATAAATAAGGTTATTGAGAGGAATTGGGATTATTATGAATATATTAGCAAAAGCACTCGTCTCAAACTCCGATATAATAAAGAATTATAAAGGGTGCAGAGAAAAGGCGGAAATTTTCGGGAAAATATTTATTTTGAAAAATAATCAGCCGGATGCGGTATTGTTTTCTATTACTGAATATGAAAGACTTTCAGTACTTATCGAATATCTGGAAAGTATTGAAGAAAAAGATATTGCTAAGTTTACAGAGTCTTTGCCAAAGGCAGGAAATAGAAGAAGTTACTCCATTAAACAATTAAGAAGTGATATTGAGCAAAGTACATTAGAGCAAGGTGCATCAATAGAAATGACCGTATAATTTTTATCGGAATTAATCATCATTTACTCCGGTAGCCTTTCCGGCTGAGAAAAGTGAAACTTTTTCTTTGAGCGGCTGCAAACATACCAGGAATTCACCCTTTGTGATGGCACGCATGATACAGAGGACTAGTTGCCTCGTGAAAGCGTAAAGTTCACGCGAATGCTTTATCCATGGCTTCATGGAAAATGGGAAACAGCGGAAAGTCCAAACTAATAATTCTTGTGGGCATATGGCATCATTGCTACATATTTCATGTTAATTAATAGCAGTAACCTTATCATTTTAAGGCTACTGCTATTATTAGTTTACATGGCACCGTTGATAACTTGACGGTGAAAGTCCGTAATAAACTTGGCAGCGAGAAGTGTTTAGAAAACAATGTTAACCGCTTAAGAGAAATTAATAAAAAATGAGTAATTGTGGTTACGGATGTTCTGGCAATAACTGCAAAAGTGGAAGCCCATTGCCAAACATTAGTCGGCTAAAGTACCTTCTTTCCTCTAATTACTCTTATCAAAATCATAATGATCGCAATTACGAGAAGAGCGTGTATAAATCCACCCATTGTATATGAGGTGACCATGCCACTGCTATTAGCTCTAACATGCTTAAATCATTCTTTCTTATATTAAAGTTGTCCACCGAGTTCGACCTGTTGGGAAAAAAGGTGGCTATGTATCAGAACTCCCTTATTACGTCTCTTATCTTGCAAATTTATCAAAGTCATTTGAGACGATTTTCGCGGTTTTTTGAACATCATGTGCAATTTCGTGAAATCCATCTTGAATATCAGTTCTTACATCTTCGGTTTTTCCGTGAATATCTTTGATAACATGACATGCTTTCTGCTGAGCATGAGTTGAGGAATCCTTGACTGTTCCCGCTATCTCTTGAGCGGTGTCTTTAACGGCTTCTACTGTGTTAATCGCTTTTCTTTTCATAACTTTTCCGGTTTCCTTGCCGTGGGTTGAAGTACACATAATTCCA of the uncultured Caproiciproducens sp. genome contains:
- a CDS encoding recombinase family protein, producing the protein MTDNKDYIDDRKLRIRERYKGSTLDDVEIIPAAPQENIYDSEQKKRVAVYARVSTDDPRQTSSFELQKNHYTDFVSRRPNWTLVGIYADEGISGTSLQHRDAFLRMIDDCHNGKIDLIVTKSVSRFARNILDCIGYVRQLAGMKPPVGVFFETENIYTLDNSSEMILSFMATMAQEESHNKSEIMNASIDMRFHRGILLTPPLLGYDQDEDGKLIINPKEAETVRLIFFMYLYGYTCVQISDTLTKLERRTKKSNTTWSPGSILQILQNERYCGDVLARKTWTPNYLDHKSIKNKNNRNQYKWKNTHKAIISRDDFIAVQRLISNARYGNKGILPELHVIQNGALKGFVGVNPHWAAFTAADYRSASDSVYDGAYTSVEKEPKVEAKSGDFDLRGFEIARAQFFDTAEKICITFSSEHIVFSAKCIRRFDKEQYIEMLVHPGEHLLVVRPCAKEVRNAIRWAKQYDGQYFARSISCAAYIKTLFDLFSWKLSCKYRIRGIFKQKDEEAVVVFNMQETEIFIPQDTLDTGLETQLDSDLLNGKVKPFTNGPKKDIMAYPTTWANNFGNNFYRNAQAYELMAFDRNGTWNVHEQGQPFSDSPPLSVTNAEVAGAQIKQLICNMQQEMDNDRE
- a CDS encoding integrase yields the protein MIENNLVLGSIGESSSLHESAGQNQYDDRSGVQEEPFSYKGYQVVRREFFSHIHEPSIVFNRCKISLNTACLKTLPDVDYVQILVNPEEKKLALRPQREDEKDTFLWCTTSNEQRKPRQITCRMFFAKVIQMMDWNPDYRYKILGKLIRSGDEYLFIFDLTATEVYQRTLSNNDKPRMSRTPVYPAEWQNQFGLPVEEHSKLLQVNIFDGYTVFGIKEKNDPQAELARKVPSSGEGLNV
- a CDS encoding DUF6551 family protein, coding for MEDYDEYVPNVHFEQIPIKNLVSNQDYQRNLAVSHLRRTIENFDLYQINPVKVSRRDGVNYVFNGQHTIEVIAAVSESRETPVWCMIYDDLEYNQEANIFANQMKCIKPLLPYEVFMANVEAGNDDQLLIKSLVESYGMFLSQNKVPGSICAIACLEDIYHKFGFHVLDRTLRLCIGTWEGDYNSLSANMLKGIALMIVAFGENMKDDLFKEKVGAFSAREIGRTAKERRAGSRGYAESILIAYNKKMKAGLHWSKLYQAQSAVSEEDFNAEDEEKIEGTEETDAFE
- a CDS encoding lmo0937 family membrane protein produces the protein MVTSYTMGGFIHALLVIAIIMILIRVIRGKKVL